Sequence from the Papilio machaon chromosome 26, ilPapMach1.1, whole genome shotgun sequence genome:
cactatttttacaaaataaaatggccCCTTGTATGGTGTTTGAagtctatttaatttaagcttTCAAAGCAACAAAGGACACAAAAGGGAggcataaataaaactaaacttaatacattttcatactttatttaacaatagctgtgtataaatagaaattattgcTCTTATTATCTAATAAGAATATTTCTAGAAAATATAGAAAGCTTGATAATGGACTATTTTCAGAATTACTCCAAACCCCGGTTTACCTTTTAAAACTAATCAAAATACTTTCCAACAATTTAATCATCCaaatttcgtttaaattttattaacttaattttttttgtatatgaataacttttttatgagTTGGTGCGTTTTGATTCTAggatactaaattatttaatatagtttatagtaaacatttatccaataaataattttacacatattcagcaatgaaaaaaaaggtttgtttaacattttcttcATTCTTAATAACCTATTGATTATACCATTGATGTTAAAAACTATCCAAAAACACATGTAAAAATCTCAATAACCTATAGTAATTTCAGTTCAATGAAGTAGCAAGTTAACAGAGTAAAGAGATGTCCCTATCCTGCCACTGTAAAGTGATCAACTAACTAGAAGTTATATTCTTAGGAGTAACTAGACAACAGTTGTGTTCATTAGACAACATAGTTAATAGATAGCACTTGTAGTCACTAGATGACAACACTTGCAATCACTAGATGACGATAATTGCAATCACTAGACGAGGACACTTGCAGTCACTAGATGACACTTGCAGTCAGTAGCTGACGACACTTGTAATCACTAGATTACATCAATGGTATATTTCATTCCAATCTAAAGCCTTAAACTTAGATAAACTGCACATTACGCTTAAACTTGTCAATTCCAAAACCGATAAAACACACTTACAGAATATATGACATTGGCTAcacttattttacaatatcaattGATTAAATCtctaaattttcataaaataaaaagtgataTAAGCCGGGCATTTATGGAATTAGCAGTTCCTCTACTTGAAATACACTTTGGATCAAAATGAGATATAGTCACTTGTTGATAACACTTGAAGTCACCAAATAACACTTGTAACATATATATAACACTTGTCACTAGTCAACTGCACTTGTAATCATCTTAAACTGCCGTGGTTCTTTACTTAAAACGgcaacagtggaaacccacactAAGACACTTTTAGCCTCTGTATACAACTGTTGTCTCGCTACTCCTACAACAGTAGTTTTGTTCACTATTCAGCTTTAGCGTCGGGATGTCTCTCGAGCAACATGGCGACACCTTGTCCACCAGCTGCACATGCAGAGATCAGCCCGAGCTGACCATCCTCACGGACCAGCCGGTGAGCAGTGTGCATTGCCAGCCGGACCTGAGAAATTAAAAGTCTGTAAGAGAAATGGAAGCGGCTGAACACAATTCGGTGGGGGCATTGCTACGCTCCTCATATATTTAGACAAtatcaaaatgtatgtatgtatggaagTATGAaagctacaatttttttttatttctagacAAAATACATCTAAGATAAAATACTAGcaaaaaaatggaaatttaaactattaatCATCTTACCCCAGTGGCAGCGAAGGGATGTCCAATAGAAAGAGACCCACCCCAAGCGTTCCATTTCTTCAAGTCGGGATTACCAACCtatagataacaaaaaaaaaataaagcaaataaaaagaaatgtcctgatcaagtattttatattgaattcaatatatttttcttgtaacattACCTTTGTTTGACGTCCGAGATAGTTTTGGGCAAACCAATCAGAGTCGAGAGCTTTCAAGTTAGCTAGAATTTGACCCTGTGCaagaagaattaaaataacagtttCATAAAAGccaattacaatcaaaatacaacataaaatgttaagtGATGATTCataaaagactagcttttacccgcgactccgtccgcgcagaataaaaaatagaaaacggggtaaaaattatcctatgtccgtttcctggttctaagctacctgcccaccaattttcagtcaaatcgattcagccgttcttgagttataaatagtgtaactaacacgactttcttttatatatatagataaaattaaagaaacaaagagcgaaagtataaaaaaaacttagtttttcaattatattttaacttaaaccaGGGGTccatatcgaacttaaagcattgctaattctcattctgtcttctattgacctaagtcagaattaataataataataatagatattaaaagtagataatgtGTCCATGGTGGGTCTGAggtaagaaagaaagaaagaaattcattttggaaaagggggtcacttgttaAACATAAGGGTCAAAATCATTTTGAGGTCCATAATATCAATCACCGGAGGTCAAAGgattaaaactaaacagtgttaacttatttttccttaacaacaaaattttttttaaaatataatccaaattatttttttaatagtaaattcaTACGTACCGCAAACGCTTCATGTATCTCCCATGTGTCAATGTCACTCATCTTGAGTCCCGCTTTGTCCAGTATGGTGGGGATACCATATGCAGGGCCCAACAGCAACTGGTCTACCGGATCCTGGGAATAAAAAACCACAAtaaagctttaaacttatttataactaaatacaGTATACTAAATAAGGGCCCTCTTTTTTACATCGCCTTGGAGGAAAAGGGTTACATGAGACTAATTCGAGGACCTGTGGCGTCCCTTTATATCTAACGCCCCAGCCAATCGCCCAACAACGCCCTACTCTAACGCCCCGGCCAATCGCCCAACAACGCCCTACTCTAACGCCCCGGTCAATCGCCCAACAACGCCCTACTCTAACGCCCCGGCCAATCGCCCAACAACGCCCTACTCTAACGCCCCGGCCAATCGCCCAACAACGCCCTACTCTAACGCCCCGGTCAATCGCCCAACAACGCCCTACTCTAACGCCCCGGCCAATCGCTCAACACCGCCCTACTCTAACGCCGGCCCTGACTAAATatccaaaatttataaaacaacaatctTTCAGTCTCTAATCGTGAATATTACGGCACCCAGAGTTATTTAACCTTAATCTGGAACTTCTTTTTTAGTGACTAAATTAACTGAATGTAGTTAAGTAAACAGTGATAACTGAACTGTACCTGAGCGACGTAGGTAAAATCTCGTACGTAGGCCTTGGGTTTTAGGCCCAGCTCCTTGGCCTTGGCTTCTGACATTATCAGACAAGCGGAAGCACCATCAGtctgaagtaaaaaaaaaccttcaatattaaaataaaatcaataaaatatgaagCGATATCACTTTGAAAGACGCTTTTGAGTCTTTCaaaattgtcaatttgcaTATTGTCCCTTAATCGTAGGAGCCATAGATTTGTTCACAACAGAGctctttgtaaatattaccAGGAACGAGGCATTGGCTGCGGTGACAGTTCCATGTGGCTTGATGAAGGCCGGCTTTAGCTTCTGCAGCTGCTCCGGAGTGGACACACGGATGCCATTGTCCTTGTCCAAAACACCATCTTTACCTTCCACTGGAGATATAGTACTTTAGTATATCCATACAATTCATACATATTGAAATTACTttctcatatttatttataaatattcgaAGGgaaattttacaagtttttgaATGCCTTAATGGTTTACagaaaaatttttaatcaattgctgaaaaatttaacaacagtaagaaataattgaaccactgatcaaataaataatttatcgacACTCTGAGAGCTGTAAATAGGTTACTAAGTGGAGATTTGATACTattgaacctggataagcgagtcTTTGTCCGGTCCAGGcagacctccataagcgagaaagtcaggttagagagaaacttcTATAAATATACAGAGAATATTGTGGTCCCTTGGAGTGATCGGGCAATTGTTCAGAACTTGAATTTAGCTAATAAAATTAGACATAACTTTAGGACATTTGACGAAGGCAACATAAGGTGTGTTTTCGGAGGAATTTTAAACCATAGTTCTCTAAATACATACCTTTAACGGGGATGAGGTCAGTAAAATATCCCTTGTCTCTGGCGTTAGCAGCCAACGTGTGGGAGCGCAATGCGTATTCATCCTGTTCAGCTCGCGAGGCTCCGAATGCCGCAGCCAGTCTATCTGCGCTGTGCCCCATTGTCTCCCCTGATGAGAACTCCGCTACTGCTGGCAACTGATCTCCATATTTCAGacaaatgtatattaaatttaacataacataCAAGCAATTGCATTTGATTTCAAACATTAACCAATTTGATTATGAGAAAGATTATTAAATGGACAATATTAGTTggattttgtaataaagtttgtaaaaatatctttccTCTTATAAAAGCTGTCACTTGaactttttttacacattaaaaCAACTATCAAAAGACATAAGCGTGTTTTAACTCACCaccaacgccatctattggtgACATGATgaaatagattaaataatgaaaatctcACCTCAGGTGCGAAGAAATCCGGTCGTATAGAGGCGATCAGTGAGAGACGCTGGGCGGGTGTCTTAGCGCGGTTGAGGCGCAGCAACAATGATCGCATCTTGCGCGAGTGTCGGATGGGAACATCTGACATGAACTCCACACCTCCAGCTACTATTACGTCATACGCACCCGCCGCTATCATACCCACACCTGTTGAATGAGATTATAACTAGTATTCACTCTAACATAATAAAGTTAGATTATCTGTTCTCTAGAAACTCTCAAAATTACAGACACAATaacggtatttaaaaaaataaaagatctattacatgtgaattaaaaaaaaaatagtagccttTTTGTTCTTcccgactatgttctacatccatgccaaatttcatcaagatccattgaaccattctagagataccttgtaaacatccatccatccaaacatttgcatttataatatttgaacaatatttttttactaacctGTGGTAATAGCTTGGTTAGAAGATATACAAGCCATGGTCACAGTATGTGCAGGTGTACGGTCACTGAAGCCAGCTGCTAGAGCTGCCTCGCGACCAATGTTGGACGTCTTCACCTCTTGGATGACCGTACCATACACTATGTAGTCTATCACATCTTTGGATACACCGGTCTTCTGCAGTAAGCCgctgtaataaaatgtaataagataAGTAATGTTGTAAGggttataatttcataaagataagCTTATTCCTTAGctcaaatgttttaatgaaaatgttcaCTATACTTTATGCATAAAACATAGTTATCCCAAGCCCAGTGACACTGGAATTTAAcagataatcttactaatattataaactagcttttacccgcgactccgtccgcgcggaataaaaaaatatcctatgtccgtttcctggttctaagctacttgcccaccaattttcagtcaaatcgattcagccgttcttgagttataaatagtgtaactaacacgactttcttttatatatatagataaatatgaatgtttagatggatggatgtttgtttgacggtccagaatggctcaacggatcttgatgaaatttggcataaatcaATGGGTCCTAGGTCTTATGTACCTCtttgtttagttaacaacatgcactaaataaaatacacatttagaggtgttaatattattttttgctgaTGAAAAAGGACCTCTGCAgcatattttcatatatagtTGAAAATTTTGACAGgctctcctgaaaagttgtcaatttccACACTATACGTTATTTATAGGAGCCATTGAAATATTCAACATAgtcttttttattccacgcggatgcagccgcgggcgacagttaatCATAGATAAATAGAGTTAACATTCTAAACCAGTTAACAATTaagaatattgtattattattatggcAGTTCTGTATTTAACTATAGATCTATGGTTTTGTTCACCAAAGCTGATATATTGTTCAATAACAGTCTTAATTTCAGATATGCCTTTTAAGTCagtgtttaaaatagttttttatacatacagGAGTGAATGTCTGGCTAGCTCATGAGGCATCATCTTAGCGTAATCAGTGAAGGATACCAGGAACGGAGTTCTGACTCCATCTACCAGCACCACATTCTTGCCGGTGCGGTCAGGTAATGTCTTCTTCTGTTGTAAAGCCGCATTGACACTCAGTGCTCTTCTAGCTGTATctaaaagttaaaacatttgtatattcATGAAAAACAATTctgttaaattacttttttcaaCTGATCACAAACATATAGTCACCTctgcttttttttaagagaatgAGAGAGTTAACTATGtttatgtacatttgtttttGGAAATTCAAGGTTAATGAAACATagtaagtttataattaatttgataagagAATGCACTctcattaaatgtatttttacgcaatacaattatgtattttcttttagattttttttataagacaagAGGGCAAACTAGCAACGGGAACACCAAAGTGTCCATGGCGGTATTggattttagtaatttttattatattaaattagctAGTCCTAGATCACAAATTCACACAATCGCAAGTGGCAATATGATTGAAGGATAGTATGCACTAACTTAGTATTCACTCAGATAAGCAGGTAAGCAgaagttacaaaattatagttttttcttaagtttttttttctcttagtAGAAACAGTAAtcttaagtttatattttacataatttggtTGTTactcaaaatataattgatgaTATTGTTGTACTTAAGAGAATCAATCATAATTTAAGAACAAAGTCCAATAAATAGACGACCATTTCCTAAACACTGTAATGATGCCAAATAACCAAGTAAAGTCCAAAGTTTATTTAGCTGTCATAAtaagaaatttgttttttttaatcgtagAATGCAATacatatgattttaaaatacagtaaaCTACCGCATACAATTCGAATATATTAGGATTGTGTTTTGttagcatttttaaaattagaaattaaagttttttcacATACCGAATTTCACGGTTGAACTCGGAGAGGAGACTTTTAGTATAGACTTTGCTACTTTGGAAGCCATATTGTAGAAATAAacttaagtaaattataataaaacgacACTAAagtagtttattaattttaaataaatatttaaagttagaaaCTCATTAAACTTTCGGAAGTAGTTGGACTCTGACctgttaaaaaacaaaacgaaacgTCAGATGACGTAAACGAaaataacagattaaaaacaGGTACCCAATTTCAAtggataaaacaatttatttttatctaatttattttaattaatttataattaaaatgttatcgtTAAATAATCCTTTATTTGATAGCTTAACAGCATTTGTTAAAACTACTTTTAGTAGTGAGTTAATCAAAGAAGTGCAAGCTGAGGGTATTCAAAAATTCTACTCAATTTAAccgttaaattattcattactCATCCATTTAACCGTCTACCACAAAGGACGTGGTAACTATCcaagataagtttttttattaattgaagatataaatttaattttaaatgaagtagCATTAATGTTAAATAGGTAAGTTAAACTTTACTTtttgtagaaaaaagttttactttagtaattttttgtaaaaaaaagttacagtTGGTGTTATTCGCTTTTTGTTACGTCGTATATAGTTTATCAAATCTAAAATTGTACGAGATGTAGTAtgcttgtataaataaaaatagtctatatttttatccCTGACACATTTGGgtatttactatattaattCAGTGTATAAACGATTGCAATTATTCACTATTCTTagcttaattttattgcaataaacaTCTAAACATCACATGTTTTATGATTAACAttagaattttattcattttagttGCGCAACATGTAGGTAGAAgcataaatctaaatttaaaaatgtttcacgAGCATTAccgaaagaaataattattcttaacGTAtgcatattgttaaaaaaaatatattaaataactcgattatttttttaatcgttttCTCGTGGTCTTTCTGATCTCTTTGTGCAAGTTTGGTCGGTAGATCTCTAAAATACGTACTTGTTTTTTATCCGTATACACGTTTTTGTTATCCGAAAGAATACACAGAGGTCAAAGTCAAAGGTTCTTGTTTACTACAGTCCCGATATAgcttactagcttttatattattatatacacaGTTGATATTTCGACCTCATTACGCAagaaaatggtttttttttcgcatctcatctatatataaaagaaagtcgtgttagttacactatttataacttaagaacggctgaatcgatttgactgaaaattggtgggcaggtagcttagaaccaggaaacggacataggataatttttaccccgttttctattttttattccgcgcggacggagtcgcgggtaaaagctagttttgaaTAAATCGATATGCCGTCTCTTTCTTATTGGAATGCAATTATATATAGGAAGTACACAACCATCCCGCATTGAACCGAATTTAGGGTAGGCTTAAGCCCTTCGATTCGGACATATATGAAACTATGATTATGTTTATAGTCAATTCCATGTCTGCAGATTATGAAGGCGTTATACCTAGTGTTGGCGCTTTGCCTGATGCCATGCTGCAGTCAGTTCATAGACGACATGCAGATATTCGAGTCGGCGTGCCTCGGAGAAGAAATCTACCAGTGCCTCGGCGGTGGCTGTGTTGCCTCGCACCAATATTGTGATGGCAACATCGATTGTGATGATGGTAGTGATGAGAATTTTTGTGGTAAGTGTATATTTTTCTGTCCAAATCGCATTGTTCTTATATTCTCTTATGGATAAAAATCGTATTGGTAGACGTTTTATTCACCCTTATTCTATccaatatgacattttaactCGTATTACGGACATTTTTTGGTTACTTATTTCCCGCTTATTTTTCTGTCACCCATTTCCACTTTTTTCCCGCCTTTTTACAGTGGACCATCGACCAGATGCGATCCTATGCAATCAAACGCACCAGTACCTCTGTTTGGACCAGAAGCGTTGCATCCCCAACACTTGGATCTGCAATGGAGACGTCGACTGCGAAGATAGTAGCGACGAAGCCAACTGTACCACGCTACCGGAGATTACTAAGAATGTTTGTATCGCATATACTACTTACTTGATATAAGTACTTCATATGAACATTTTGCGCGTTCAAAGTTGTTAAGTTCTGTTCTGAGAAAGCTAAACTAAGAGTTTTTCTTAGcgacagattaaaaattctGCGTTCTACAGTTAGTCTGTAAATTCAGTACAAAACGGTAAAACAGTTTATTCAAGAAAAtagaactttatattttttatacgtataaaattataaatcacgAAGGTGACAGACTCAAAAAGTACCTGATAATAACACGTTGACTTCTGTAGGTAGTTTTAAAAGTTTGGCTTTTTGCAGTCTACATGCAAGGGTTTCGTGTGCGACGGCGGCCGCTGCATCTCTCGCCTGTGGACTTGCGATGGGTCATACGACTGCAGAGACAGGACCGACGAGGATATTGATACCACTTGCAGTATGAATACCATTAAACATAATAGAAATGTCAATTAACATAATTGTCGACAAATAAGTTACCAATTGAAAAAAACGTCCTACTAAAATAAGATCCTAACTTAAAAGAAATGCAGAAAATAGCAGAAAGTTAAAGCATTGTTAGAATCTTTGAAAGATGCACGaaatttttacttcttttgtCGTGAAAATCCTCGGCCCTAAAACTTGTATTTCATAgttgtctctttttttgtaaagggAATGAGCAGGACGACCATGTTTATACATGTGTTTCTTCAACTGTGCAGCccatataataatattggcTTGTTCTTCCAGGACACGCACTTCTTCCCCACACGGTCAATGATGGCGTGGAATGTCGAGAGTTTCCCGGACTTGGTTCACGTAATTACAAATGTCTGGATTCGTCTTTCTGCTTGGCACAGGATCAGATGTGCGATGGCATACATGACTGTAGAGACGGCAGCGATGAAGGAAAATTCTGTGATCAATGTAAGTTGGGTACATTTAATTATGGTGTAAACTCTAATATGACCAGAGTAAAAAAGAGAATAGGAAGAGATCAAGAAGTACGTAAACGTAAGTATATGGAAAAGCAAAAGAGAAAGCAGACGTCGTGTCTTATtaagaattaaagaaaatggcAAAGAAAAGAGGTCAATGAAAGGGCTTCATTGAAAAGGACAATATCTTCTATGATTTGAGCAGTAGATCGCTGACTTGAAAAGCTACTTTGCTAATACCTTTACAAtaatcttactagtattacaaatgcgaatgtttggatgaatggatggatagatggatgtttgttattaggtACCTCCAGAACAGGTGCAAGtttcttgctgaaatttggcataaatatacatagtctggaagaacaaataggttacttattaagttttttttattccgcacggacgcagtcgcgggcCACAGCTACTTTCTTGATATGCTCGAAGTGCCTAGACTTTCTGATGGAGAATGGTCTTTATTACCTTCATTTGTTCACAGGGCATACTATGTGTGCCAACTTCTCTTGTGGAGGTAACAATACGGCTTGCAGCCCGGAGCGCCAGGGACCCACGTGTATTTGTCTGCTCTCTAATTCTATGCTGCAGTACAACTATACTACGAAACGGTGCGAGGTATCTGTTCAGTTTTAGACCATAGACATTAGTTATGTTCATGATGATGTTGTGTTCTAATTCTCACAATTCTTTTGCCCTTTTTATACGGTTTGATATAGTTCTACCATATcttcattattaatatatttttacttgattACAAACTATATACTGTTTTACTTCATTCATtctcaacttttttttaattacttaatggCTAATGGTACTCTAGTCTGTTGTGTACTCTCTGATTCTCTTACTTCAGTTTACTCCCATATAAATTAGAGTCTTCTTTTGTCAGAACGTGAACGTGTGCCAGCAAGCGAGGCCGCAGTGTTCCCATTCTTgcgagaataaaaatggttatttcGTTTGTCAATGCGAAACGGGATATGTGAAAGACGCTCTGGAATACCTCTGTTACGCTCCAGGTGAGATCTT
This genomic interval carries:
- the LOC106717388 gene encoding trifunctional enzyme subunit beta, mitochondrial, which encodes MASKVAKSILKVSSPSSTVKFDTARRALSVNAALQQKKTLPDRTGKNVVLVDGVRTPFLVSFTDYAKMMPHELARHSLLGLLQKTGVSKDVIDYIVYGTVIQEVKTSNIGREAALAAGFSDRTPAHTVTMACISSNQAITTGVGMIAAGAYDVIVAGGVEFMSDVPIRHSRKMRSLLLRLNRAKTPAQRLSLIASIRPDFFAPELPAVAEFSSGETMGHSADRLAAAFGASRAEQDEYALRSHTLAANARDKGYFTDLIPVKVEGKDGVLDKDNGIRVSTPEQLQKLKPAFIKPHGTVTAANASFLTDGASACLIMSEAKAKELGLKPKAYVRDFTYVAQDPVDQLLLGPAYGIPTILDKAGLKMSDIDTWEIHEAFAGQILANLKALDSDWFAQNYLGRQTKVGNPDLKKWNAWGGSLSIGHPFAATGVRLAMHTAHRLVREDGQLGLISACAAGGQGVAMLLERHPDAKAE